The sequence CTGCCTGGCGCGATCGTGCCGGGGCCTTCTCGGCCGTGCGGCGCGCAACCTTCGACATCAGGTCGGCGGCAAGGTGAAGGTCGCATGCCCGAGAAGTACCGGGAGCGGGCGCCGCGCACCGTCAAGCTCGCGGACGGCCGCGATGCCCTCGTGCTCGAGGGCCAGCCGCCCTATCCGGCACCCTTCCTCGACCTCCGGGCCGGGCGAACCAACGCGACGTGGCTGCCGCTGCCAGCGGCCAGGTCATCCTGGGGCAGCTTGGATTCGGTGTCGGAGCATGCTATAAAAGGTGGCCTCAACCGGCAAACCACGGAAACCACGAGGACCCGCATGGCTCAGCGCTGTGATATCTGCGGTAAAGGTCCGGCCGTCGGCCACAAGATCAGCCACGCGCACAACGTGACGAAGCGCCGCTGGCTGGCCAATCTGGTGTCGCTGCGCGGGCTGGTGAAGGGCAAGGTGCAGCGGATGCGGGTGTGCACGCGCTGCCTGAAAGCCGGCAAGGTCGTCAAGGTCGTCTGAGAATCGGTAAAGCACGGCGAGGGGCGTCGCCGCCCCCCGCCGTTTCGTAGCCATACGCAAGATCAGTCCCGGTGGAGGGCCGCCACCCCCCACCGCACGACGAACAGCGTTACTTCTTCTTCTTCTTGGCCGCCTTCTTCTTCTTCGCCATTAGGTCGTCACCTCCTTTCCTGAGGATTGACAGCGTTCAACGCGCTACTTCCGCTTACCCTTC is a genomic window of Candidatus Methylomirabilota bacterium containing:
- the rpmB gene encoding 50S ribosomal protein L28, with protein sequence MAQRCDICGKGPAVGHKISHAHNVTKRRWLANLVSLRGLVKGKVQRMRVCTRCLKAGKVVKVV